In the Theobroma cacao cultivar B97-61/B2 chromosome 1, Criollo_cocoa_genome_V2, whole genome shotgun sequence genome, one interval contains:
- the LOC18613615 gene encoding proline-rich protein 1, with protein sequence MAVTSPLFTTSLLLLSLLVIATANDYNYDSSKNQAYNYGTKPDGEEKPEYGTKPELYKPQPEDKEKPGPIDSEKPDYGRKPVYQTQPEKPESGKEEKPDYGRKPVYQPQPEKPESGKEEKPDYGRKPVYQQQPEKPESEKEEKPDNGTKQNYKPQPEEKENPESEEEEKPDYSTKPDFYKPQPEVNKKPESSEEVEKPNYSTKPDSYKPKSEEKEESSYGGKPYVAKPKAEGEENADHYGIEVPDLYPLKPEILPIGVQGLVLCKSGPKYNPIQGALVRITCLAVDENGYEKTHSVCSEETDAKGYFFAPLSPLGLDDDSQLKLTECKAFLESSPSETCNVPADVNKGISGAPLSDFRVLNQKRMKLYSVGPFFFTDEPNSVSNGY encoded by the exons ATGGCTGTCACCTCTCCCTTGTTCACTACCTCGTTGCTTCTTTTGTCACTGCTTGTCATCGCCACTGCCAATGACTACAATTATGATTCATCCAAAAACCAAGCATATAATTATGGTACAAAACCAGATGGAGAAGAAAAGCCTGAGTACGGCACAAAACCAGAACTCTACAAACCACAGCCAGAAGACAAGGAAAAGCCAGGGCCAATAGACTCAGAAAAGCCTGATTATGGCAGAAAACCAGTTTACCAAACACAGCCAGAAAAACCAGAGtcaggaaaggaagaaaagccTGATTATGGAAGAAAACCAGTTTACCAACCACAGCCAGAAAAACCAGAGTcaggaaaagaggaaaagcCTGATTATGGCAGAAAACCAGTTTACCAACAACAGCCAGAAAAGCCAGAGtcagaaaaggaagaaaagccTGATAATGGCACTAAACAGAACTACAAACCGCAGccagaagaaaaagaaaacccagAGTCAGAAGAGGAAGAGAAGCCTGATTATAGCACTAAGCCAGACTTCTACAAACCACAGCCAGAAGTAAACAAAAAGCCAGAGTCATCAGAGGAGGTAGAAAAACCTAATTACAGCACAAAGCCAGATTCCTACAAACCAAAatcagaagaaaaagaagagtcTAGTTATGGTGGAAAACCATACGTTGCTAAACCAAAGGcggaaggagaagaaaatgcTGATCATTATGGCATAGAGGTTCCAGACTTGTATCCACTAAAGCCTGAAATTCTCCCCATTGGTGTTCAAGGGCTTGTTCTATGTAAATCGGGTCCTAAGTATAATCCAATTCAAG GAGCTTTGGTGAGGATAACATGTCTAGCTGTTGACGAGAATGGGTACGAGAAAACTCACTCGGTTTGTAGCGAAGAAACCGATGCAAAAGGTTACTTCTTTGCACCATTGTCTCCTTTAGGCCTTGACGACGACAGTCAGTTGAAGCTCACAGAGTGCAAGGCCTTTCTTGAAAGCTCCCCATCGGAGACCTGTAATGTTCCGGCGGATGTCAACAAAGGCATTAGCGGCGCTCCTCTTTCTGATTTCCGAGTTCTCAATCAGAAGAGGATGAAACTTTACTCCGTGGGACCCTTCTTTTTCACCGATGAGCCTAACTCAGTCTCTAATGGTTATTAA